The DNA sequence CGGAATTGGGATGGCGGGCGTTTCACGCGCATGAGCGCTTTCATGGGAAACACTTTGCCGAACTAGTCAATCGCTTGAGTGCCTTTTCCCTATCACAGATCGCCACCACGTCTGTTTTGTTGGACGTCATTGAAAGTGTTCTGGAGGAGCGCCTGGTGCGGATATTACACGAGTAATTTTTTTATCATAGAAGTTAAGCTACTTAACAATTTTTACAATTTGAAGAAGGATGCCAAATTAACTTTGGAATAGCCTTACGACTAGACATGTGGGAATACTTATGATGGAACTGCACAAGAAAAGTTACGAACCGTTGAAATGGACCGTGGCTTTGCTGGGGCTGATGATTTTGCTGGGCGGCTGCGAAAGCGGGTACGGGCGGCAACCTGCCCCAGCTCCGCTCCCGGAAGTGTCCACGGTAACCATTAAGCCGCAGCCGGTGGAGTTGACCACCGAATTGCCCGGTCGTACTTCTGCCTACCTGGTGGCAGAAATTCGACCCCAAGTTAATGGCATCATCAAGCAGCGCCTGTTTAAAGAGGGTTCCGACGTACAAGCCGGACAAGTTCTTTACCAGATAGATCCCGCTCCCTTTCAGGTGGCCCTTGACTCTTCCAGGGCCTCCCTAAGCAAGGCCCAGGCCAATCTACCCTCCATCCGCTTGAAGGCCGAGCGGCATAAGGAATTGCTGGTCGACAAAGCGGTAAGCCGCCAGGACTACGACGATGCGGTAGCCGCCGAGGACCAGGCCCGGGCGGAAGTGGCATATTGGCAAGCCCAGGTGACCGGAGCCCGCATCAATCTGGGCTACACCCGGGTCACCGCGCCCATCTCCGGACGCATCGGCAAATCCTCCGTGACCGACGGCGCCCTGGTGACCGCTTATCAGCCTACATCCCTGGCCACCATTCAGCAGCTTGACCCCATTTACGTGGATGTGACCCAGTCGTCGGCCGAGTTGCTGCGTTTGAAACGCCACCTGGAAACCGGCCGGCTCAGCGCCGACGGAGCAAACGGGAGAAAAGTCCACATCCTCCTGGAAGACGGAACAGCATATCCCCTGGAAGGCCTGCTGCAATTCCGCGACATCACTGTGGACCAGGCCACCGGTTCTTTCATCCTGCGGATTGTGGTCCCGAATTCGAAACATCTGCTTCTGCCAGGCATGTTCGTGCGGGCCGTAGTTCAAGAGGGAATTGCCGAACAAGCCCTGCTGGTCCCTCAACAAGGGGTGAGCCGCAATCCCAAGGGGGAACCCATCGCCCTGATCGTGGATGAGGCTGGCAAGGTCCAGCAGCGACTGTTGACCCTCGACCGCGCCATCGGGGATAAGTGGCTCATCTCATCAGGTCTGAAGGCTGGTGAGCGCTTGATTGTCGAAGGCATGATGAATGTGCGGCCGAGCGCCACAGTCATAGCCGTCCCCTGGAAAAACGCCCAGGCCGGCCAAGCCGCCTCGCCTGCGAACCGCCCCCTGGCAGAATCGCGCTGACGGAGGATCGAGATGTTATCCAATTTCTTTCTGGACCGCCCGGTCTTCGCCTGGGTTATCGCCATTATCATGATGCTGGCGGGCGGTCTGGCAATTTATAATTTGCCCATTTCCCAGTATCCGCCTATCGCCCCTCCCTCCATCGCCATTGAAGCCTTTTATCCCGGGGCTTCGGCTGAAACCGTGGAGAACAGCGTTATTCAGATCATCGAGCAGAAGATGACCGGCTTTGACAAGTTGCTGTATATGTCCGCTACCAGCGATGCCTCCGGCGCCGGGAAAATCGAACTCACCTTTGCTCCGGGAACCGATCCGGACCTCGCCTGGGCCCAGGTGCAGAACAAGCTTCAGCTCGCCTTGGCGAGTCTGCCCGACGTGGTACAACGCCAGGGGGTCAGGGTCAGCAAGTCGACCATCAATTGGCTGCTGGTTACGGGTCTGATCTCAGAAGACGCCAGCATGGACGAGTTTGACCTGGCGGACTATGCCCAGGCCAACGTCGAGCAGGTGCTGGCCCGGGTGCCGGGGGTAGGTGAAGTGGAAGTCTTTTCTTCCCAATACGCCATGCGGCTCTGGATTAATCCTGACAGGTTGAATGATTATCGTTTGACCATGGAAGATGTCATCCAGGGGCTTCAGGCCTACAACGTGGAAGTTTCCGCCGGTCAGTTCGGCGGGGCGCCAGCGGTGGCTGGGCAGCGGCTGAACGCCTCCGTCATCGTCCAGAACCTACTCAAGACTCCGGAGGAGTTCGCCGCCATCCCCTTGCGGATCAACCCGGATAGTTCCATCGTGCGGGTGCGGGACGTGGGACGGACGGAATTGGGCACCGAGCGCTACGGCCGCCACCAACTTTTCGACGGCAAGCCCGCAGCCGTGTTGGCCGTCCGGTTGGCCCCCGGCGCCAATGCGCTGAAAACCGCTGATTTAGTCAAGGCGAAAATGCAGGAGTTGGCCAGGTACTTTCCCCCCGGCATAAAGGTTATCTACCCCTTAGATACCACCCCTTTCGTCAGGGGGGCCATCAACGAGGTGGTCATGACCCTATTGGAAGCGATTCTACTGGTCTTCCTGGTGATGTACCTTTTTCTGGGGAATATCCGGGCCACGCTGATTCCCACCCTGGCGGTGCCGGTGGTGATCTTGGGGACCTTCGCCGTCCTGGGATTATTCGGGTTTTCCATCAACATGCTGACCATGTTCGCTATGGTGCTGGCCATCGGTCTTTTAGTGGACGACGCTATTGTGGTGGTGGAAAACGTGGAGCGGGTCATGAGTGAGGAGGGACTCCCACCCAAAGAGGCGACCCGCAAATCCATGAGAGAGATCACCAGCGCCTTGATCGGCATCGGGCTGGTGCTGGCGGCGGTATTCGGTCCCATGGCCTTCTTCGGCGGCTCTACCGGGGTCATCTACCGCCAGTTTTCGGTGACCATCATTGCCGCCATGCTGCTGTCGGTAGTGGTGGCTCTCATCCTGACTCCGGTGCTCTGCGCCTCGCTGCTGCAGCCGTTAACCAAGGGACATGAGGCCGCTGAGACCGGCTTTTTTCTCTTTCGCCCCTTTTTCCGGTGGTTCGACCAGGCGTTTCTGTGGATCAGGAATAGGTACCAAATCCTGGTGGGCCGGATCCTTGCCAAGAAGCTGCGCTACCTGGTTATTTACCTGCTGATCGTGGCGATATTGGGATTTCTGTACCAGCGCATGCCCATCGCCTATCTTCCCAACGAGGACCAAGGCATCATGTACGTCCAGGCGATGCTGCCGGCGGGTTCGACCCTGGAGCAGACCAAGCAGGTCTTGGATGAGGTCCGAAACTATCTGCTGGTGGAGGAAAAGAAGGCGGTGGCTTCCTGCTTCACCTTTGCCGGCCGGGGCTTTTCCGGAGGCGGGCAGAACGTGGGGATTGGATTGGTTAAGCTCAAGGACTGGGAGCTGCGCCCCCAGGCTGATTTGAAAGTAAACGCCCTGGTGGGACGCGCCATGGCCAGGTTTGCGCAGATCCGCAACGCCAGAGTTTTTGCCTTCCCACCCCCGGCAGTTTTCGAGCTCGGACGGGCGGGTGGGTTCGACTTTCAATTGCAGGACCGGGGTGGGTTGGGTCATGAGGCCTTGATGGCGGCCCGCAACCGGATGCTCGACATGGCTGCCAAGGACCCGAGGTTGACCCGCATTCGCCCCAGCGGCCTGGAAGATGTGACCCAATACCACATTGATGTGGATTGGGGAAAGGCGGGCGCCCTGGGGGTTCCCATCAACACCATCCATAACACCATCTCCGCGGCCTTCGGCAGTGCCTATGTCAACGACTTCATCCAGGGCGGACGGGTCAAGCGGGTCTATGTTCAGGCCGACGCGCCCTTTCGGATGCTGCCCCAAGATTTGGAGCGGCTCTATGTTCGCAATATCTCCGGGACGATGACGCCGTTCGCTTCCTTCGCCGGCGGCCACTGGTTCCAGGGGTCGCCGCTGCTGGAGCGTTTTAACAGCTTCCCGTCATTGAATATCTGGGGTGAACCGGCCGCCGGAAGAAGCTCTGGGGAGGCAATGCAGGCCATGGAAGAAATCGTCTCGAAGCTTCCCAAGGGCATTGGTTTTGACTGGACCGGACTCTCCTACCAGGAGCGCATGGCCAAGTCACAGGCCCCCTTGCTCTATGCCTTCTCTATTATTGTGATTTTTCTCTGCCTGGCGGCCATGTATGAGAGCTGGACCATTCCCATCACTATTCTGCTAGCCTTGCCACTGGGAGTTGTCGGTGGCGTGGTGGCATCATCACTGCGGGGGCTGCCCAATGACGTCTATTTTCAGATCGGGCTGCTCACCGTTTTGGGGCTTACCAGCAAGAACGCCATTTTGATCGTGCAGTTCGCCATGGCCAAATCAAAGGAGGGCATGGAGTTGATCCAAGCCACGCTGACCGGGTCGAAACTCAGGTTACGCCCCATTGTCATGACCTCATTGGCCTTCGGCTTCGGTGTTCTGCCCCTGGCGCTGGCCACCGGAGCTGGCGCCGGCGCGCAAATCGCCATCGGCACCGGCGTTTTGGGCGGGATGGTAACGGCCACCTTCCTGGCGATTTTCTTTATCCCCCTTTTTTTTGTGGGAGTAGTGCAATTGTTTGGCAGGAAACATAGCTTCGCCAAGGCAGGGCCGGTTGCGGAGGCCGCGAGTTTATCAGAGGAGCATTGATATGATGAGGGAAATTCTTTCATTTTGCGCCCTAACGGCCCTTTTGCTCACCGGCTGCACCATGGCTCCGCCATACAGTCGCCCCGAGGCGCCGATCCCCCAGGACTGGCCCAGCGGTCCGGCATATAAAGACGCTTTCTCTAAGCCGGACGCCGCGCTCGCGGTCGAGGTGCAATGGCGAAAATTCTTCAATGATCACCGGCTGCAAACGGTTATTGCCATGGCCCTGAAAAACAATCGAGATCTGCGGGTAGCCGCCTTGAATGTGGAAAAGGCGCGCGCCTTGTACCGCGTCCAGCGCGCCGAGCTTTTCCCGACGTTGGAAACCGGCATCAGCGCCAAAAAGGAACGCGTCAAAATCTCGGGAACCCAAGGAATGGTAAACCTGGAGGAGTACAGCATCAATCTGGGCATCAGTTCCTGGGAAATTGATTTCTTCGGCCGGATTCGCAG is a window from the Desulfobacca acetoxidans DSM 11109 genome containing:
- a CDS encoding efflux RND transporter periplasmic adaptor subunit; the protein is MELHKKSYEPLKWTVALLGLMILLGGCESGYGRQPAPAPLPEVSTVTIKPQPVELTTELPGRTSAYLVAEIRPQVNGIIKQRLFKEGSDVQAGQVLYQIDPAPFQVALDSSRASLSKAQANLPSIRLKAERHKELLVDKAVSRQDYDDAVAAEDQARAEVAYWQAQVTGARINLGYTRVTAPISGRIGKSSVTDGALVTAYQPTSLATIQQLDPIYVDVTQSSAELLRLKRHLETGRLSADGANGRKVHILLEDGTAYPLEGLLQFRDITVDQATGSFILRIVVPNSKHLLLPGMFVRAVVQEGIAEQALLVPQQGVSRNPKGEPIALIVDEAGKVQQRLLTLDRAIGDKWLISSGLKAGERLIVEGMMNVRPSATVIAVPWKNAQAGQAASPANRPLAESR
- a CDS encoding efflux RND transporter permease subunit, producing the protein MLSNFFLDRPVFAWVIAIIMMLAGGLAIYNLPISQYPPIAPPSIAIEAFYPGASAETVENSVIQIIEQKMTGFDKLLYMSATSDASGAGKIELTFAPGTDPDLAWAQVQNKLQLALASLPDVVQRQGVRVSKSTINWLLVTGLISEDASMDEFDLADYAQANVEQVLARVPGVGEVEVFSSQYAMRLWINPDRLNDYRLTMEDVIQGLQAYNVEVSAGQFGGAPAVAGQRLNASVIVQNLLKTPEEFAAIPLRINPDSSIVRVRDVGRTELGTERYGRHQLFDGKPAAVLAVRLAPGANALKTADLVKAKMQELARYFPPGIKVIYPLDTTPFVRGAINEVVMTLLEAILLVFLVMYLFLGNIRATLIPTLAVPVVILGTFAVLGLFGFSINMLTMFAMVLAIGLLVDDAIVVVENVERVMSEEGLPPKEATRKSMREITSALIGIGLVLAAVFGPMAFFGGSTGVIYRQFSVTIIAAMLLSVVVALILTPVLCASLLQPLTKGHEAAETGFFLFRPFFRWFDQAFLWIRNRYQILVGRILAKKLRYLVIYLLIVAILGFLYQRMPIAYLPNEDQGIMYVQAMLPAGSTLEQTKQVLDEVRNYLLVEEKKAVASCFTFAGRGFSGGGQNVGIGLVKLKDWELRPQADLKVNALVGRAMARFAQIRNARVFAFPPPAVFELGRAGGFDFQLQDRGGLGHEALMAARNRMLDMAAKDPRLTRIRPSGLEDVTQYHIDVDWGKAGALGVPINTIHNTISAAFGSAYVNDFIQGGRVKRVYVQADAPFRMLPQDLERLYVRNISGTMTPFASFAGGHWFQGSPLLERFNSFPSLNIWGEPAAGRSSGEAMQAMEEIVSKLPKGIGFDWTGLSYQERMAKSQAPLLYAFSIIVIFLCLAAMYESWTIPITILLALPLGVVGGVVASSLRGLPNDVYFQIGLLTVLGLTSKNAILIVQFAMAKSKEGMELIQATLTGSKLRLRPIVMTSLAFGFGVLPLALATGAGAGAQIAIGTGVLGGMVTATFLAIFFIPLFFVGVVQLFGRKHSFAKAGPVAEAASLSEEH